From the Gasterosteus aculeatus chromosome 13, fGasAcu3.hap1.1, whole genome shotgun sequence genome, one window contains:
- the LOC120831123 gene encoding uncharacterized protein LOC120831123 isoform X1 — MKLCGGFFRELCSRMHVSVSIWTFPQMTSHLGLLILSSLAVSSELSLEDVFFSPQDQTVREGEGVFFQCVSGESSPPASITWLKDGTPVTRGRHIQGEYGGGNQKKTSATLHLFNVTLEDDGMYICVTHSRSLNTSKRSSPAKLTVHGVPSRLQIIQGPDNITVAMGTEVSMRCTVRGFPVPMVHWFKDGSLLSNCSASFSLQDNGQLLTFRNVTRVDEGSYHCEASNQRESIKSEPAFLLPAEMDWSFMQQPIDQTVKRGENVTVTCRPPYSRPAAQVSWFKNNQLLTSTSHQTLLPSGDLFFHSVQEDNDGSYFCRASNIQLQRFITSRRATVTVLAPPSVKLWPQVLTVSVGARVVLECQVSGNPSPSMSWVKRGHSKQTGGKVVLGLRNATLYIQSARSYDEGEYACEASNALGHSRNTAMLTVAVSPIIVSLVGQVSCRIGASAVLPCRAVGILPISYSWSRGGAETESPIGLTQDRHIDENGTLRISSVQYSDVGEYICTAENRAGRHQRRSILAVTAEHGPADGGKQTRLDVSASNDTSKDRPVSQSSDSLAEQHLGTTHHPHAQTQHQEATCSLSRCDAPTNRTTTLPTLPRGAVAKLKTPQQSLSYLFKHRLNQPTTNPTRPLVTQMQPPILPPPPHPNFQSVDHHTPGNPLFILDNARVHSQTSAVTREVLGTTLPDLLTESQSHLALTTSGAQFQNQVSEGLLIESDSQGSNMPAVSPASPTLEASPERSNPAVGKPNGGLDLYLPTPAQSPTTQTKTSRSSSTTQPSPFTAGLDQTLQVTAKSAIYQSVSEPTSTQVSQTKFENHGQRLYQETNLQDSPTISQMTQSDPQPSFTRSLLPKFHLELSTNSNHLPSTRPPPSSVTKPQRSQIHSEPTKTTSALPRSSPTQNPLLRSQVHLPQTESSPLQHRNPLKIQPSISTVHQTSEPEIPVVHRIDTSATVQRNTSQRGEPGQEAKSANATELAEWLKRNTSQSPMTSNDQRVTQQSPSWLPLLEKHDIPIVVGVGVSLAFIFITVTFYSVVQKKEPAPTSRAAQRNVGVPVRHTDRRAAGRTYENRAFEDDDCVAVIEQSPDTAHTKARPPGPSLVTVQMEPTFEDFQEDSHLVTVETYPEPILDTKIDPSPEEDKGCSLSQPSIQLQCAEDWTGDREDHRRSPCQDSLPPPSSLPSRSPSPSPPSRREEGLRSSLTLRSAEAFSAPIHHSLSITHGNSPMLLSHHVSLGLTTVAVDVHFYPAATASTSVGSTTHISSVSNSTSVAAPVFSSQVVNCQGNDQSTARFNQSK; from the exons ATGAAGCTGTGTGGGGGTTTCTTCAGGGAGCTCTGCAGTAGGATGCATGTCAGTGTCTCCATTTGGACGTTTCCACAGATGACTTCCCACCTCGGCCTTCTCATCCTGTCCAGCTTGGCGGTCTCATCCGAACTGA GTTTGGAGGACGTTTTCTTCAGTCCCCAGGACCAGACAgtcagagaaggagagggagtcTTCTTCCAGTGTGTGTCTGGGGAAAGTTCTCCTCCTGCAAGCATCACCTGGCTCAAAGATGGGACACCGGTCACGAGAGGCAGACACATTCAG ggTGAGTACGGAGGTGGTAACCAGAAGAAGACTTCGGCTACTCTGCATCTTTTCAACGTAACATTAGAGGACGATGGGATGTACATTTGTGTCACACACAGTCGTTCACTGAACACCAGCAAGAGAAGCAGCCCAGCTAAACTCACCGTGCACG GTGTCCCTAGTAGGCTGCAGATCATCCAGGGCCCTGACAACATCACCGTTGCTATGGGAACAGAGGTCTCCATGCGATGCACCGTCCGTGGCTTCCCTGTTCCCATGGTGCACTGGTTCAAAGACGGCAGCCTCCTGTCGAACTGCTCGGCCTCGTTCAGCCTCCAGGACAATGGACAGCTGCTCACATTCAG GAACGTGACCAGGGTGGACGAGGGCTCGTACCACTGTGAAGCATCCAACCAGAGAGAATCGATCAAGTCCGAGCCAGCCTTCCTACTTCCAGCCG AAATGGACTGGAGCTTCATGCAGCAACCCATCGACCAGACggtgaagagaggagaaaacgtCACAGTCACCTGCAGGCCTCCGTACAGCCGACCGGCAGCTCAGGTGTCCTGGTTCAAAAACAACCAGCTTCTCACCTCCACTTCTCACCAAACGCTGCTGCCCAGTGGAGACCTCTTCTTCCACAG TGTACAGGAGGACAACGATGGGAGCTACTTCTGCAGGGCCTCCAACATCCAGCTTCAACGATTTATCACTTCCAGAAGAGCAACTGTGACTGTGCTGG CCCCTCCATCAGTGAAACTGTGGCCCCAGGTGCTGACGGTGTCTGTGGGAGCTCGGGTGGTGCTGGAGTGTCAGGTGTCCGGTAACCCGTCACCCTCCATGAGCTGGGTGAAGAGAGGCCACTCCAAGCAGACCGGAGGCAAGGTCGTCTTGGG ATTGAGAAACGCCACGCTCTACATCCAGTCGGCCCGGAGCTATGATGAGGGAGAGTATGCTTGCGAGGCCTCCAACGCTCTGGGTCACAGCCGCAACACAGCAATGCTGACAGTTGCTG TGAGTCCCATCATAGTGAGCCTCGTGGGTCAGGTGAGCTGCAGGATCGGGGCTTCGGCGGTCTTGCCCTGCAGGGCTGTGGGTATTCTGCCCATCAGCTATAGCTGGAGCCGTGGCGGAGCAGAGACAGAGTCCCCCATTGGCCTCACGCAAGACCGACACATCGATG AAAATGGAACCCTTCGCATTTCCAGTGTGCAGTATTCTGATGTAGGGGAATACATCTGTACTGCTGAGAACCGGGCAGGGCGACATCAGAGACGTAGCATCCTGGCTGTTACAG CTGAACATGGTCCTGCTGATGGAGGCAAGCAGACAAGACTGGATGTGTCCGCT AGCAACGACACTAGCAAAGACCGGCCTGTTTCTCAATCCAGTGACTCTTTGGCTGAGCAACACCTCGGGACAACACACCatccacacgcacaaacacagcatCAAGAAGCCACGT GCTCCTTATCACGCTGTGACGCCCCTACGAACAGAACCACCACATTGCCCACATTACCAAGAGGAGCCGTGGCGAAGCTCAAGACGCCCCAACAATCACTCAGCTATCTTTTCAAGCATCGCCTCAATCAACCAACGACAAACCCAACCCGGCCACTAGTTACGCAGATGCAGCCTCCAATTTTACCACCTCCTCCACATCCAAACTTCCAGTCAGTAGATCACCACACGCCTGGTaatcctctttttattttagataACGCACGAGTACACAGCCAGACATCAGCAGTCACTAGGGAAGTTTTGGGTACAACCCTTCCGGATTTACTCACTGAAAGTCAATCGCATTTGGCATTAACGACATCAGGtgcacagtttcagaatcaagTAAGTGAGGGATTGTTGATAGAGTCGGATTCTCAGGGGTCCAACATGCCTGCCGTGTCTCCAGCCAGTCCAACCCTAGAGGCCTCCCCTGAGAGGTCCAACCCTGCAGTGGGCAAACCCAACGGAGGGTTAGATTTGTATTTGCCAACTCCTGCGCAGAGTCCAACAACCCAAACAAAGACGAGCCGCTCTAGTTCCACCACCCAGCCTTCTCCTTTTACAGCTGGACTGGACCAAACTCTCCAGGTGACTGCAAAAAGTGCAATCTATCAATCCGTCAGTGAGCCGACCTCAACTCAGGTTTCTCAAACCAAATTTGAGAACCACGGTCAACGTCTATACCAGGAAACAAATCTGCAGGATTCACCAACCATCTCACAAATGACTCAATCTGATCCTCAACCATCATTTACTCGAAGTCTTCTTCCTAAATTCCATCTTGAGCTGTCAACAAACTCAAACCATCTGCCTTCTACACGACCTCCGCCGTCTTCAGTCACAAAGCCTCAACGATCCCAAATTCACAGTGAACCAACTAAAACCACGTCTGCACTTCCTCGATCATCTCCTACACAAAATCCGTTGCTCCGCTCACAAGTCCATTTACCTCAGACGGAAAGCTCTCCACTCCAACACAGAAACCCCCTTAAAATCCAGCCTTCAATCTCAACCGTTCATCAGACCTCTGAGCCTGAGATTCCTGTCGTCCATCGCATCGACACGTCCGCCACGGTACAGCGTAATACCAGCCAGAGAGGTGAACCGGGTCAGGAGGCTAAATCAGCCAATGCCACGGAGCTTGCAGAGTGGCTGAAGAGGAACACCTCCCAATCACCAATGACCAGCAATGATCAAAG AGTAACTCAGCAGTCTCCATCATGGTTGCCCCTGCTGGAGAAACACGACATTCCCATTGTGGTGGGAGTGGGTGTATCTCTggccttcatcttcatcactgtTACCTTCTATTCAGTGGTCCAGAAGAAGGAACCTGCACCAACAAGCCGAGCAG CTCAGAGGAACGTAGGCGTCCCCGTACGACACACTGACCGCCGAGCCGCAGGACGTACCTATGAAAACAG AGCTTTTGAAGACGATGACTGTGTGGCAGTGATTGAGCAGAGCCCCGACACAGCACACACCAAGGCCCGACCTCCAGGGCCGAGCCTGGTCACGGTGCAGATGGAGCCTACCTTTGAGGATTTTCAGGAGGACAGTCACTTAGTCACCGTGGAGACGTATCCTGAGCCCATTCTTGACACAAAg ATCGATCCCTCTCCGGAGGAGGACAAGGGCTGCAGCTTGTCGCAGCCCAGCATCCAGCTGCAGTGTGCCGAGGACTGGACCGGTGACCGAGAAGACCACCGCCGCAGCCCGTGCCAGGACTCGCTGCCTCCGCCATCGTCCTTACCCTCTCGATCGCCTTCTCCCTCGCCGCCATCCAGACGGGAGGAGGGTCTGCGCTCCTCACTGACCCTGCGGAGTGCGGAGGCATTTTCGGCACCTATCCACCACAGCCTCAGCATCACTCACGGCAACTCTCCCATGCTCCTTTCTCACCACGTCTCTTTGGGCCTCACTACCGTGGCGGTAGATGTTCATTTTTACCCAGCGGCCACTGCTTCAACGTCAGTAGGAAGCACCACTCATATCAGTTCGGTCTCTAATTCCACTTCGGTGGCTGCACCTGTGTTCAGTTCCCAGGTAGTTAACTGTCAAGGGAATGACCAATCGACCGCCAGATTTAATCAGAGCAAGTAG
- the LOC120831123 gene encoding uncharacterized protein LOC120831123 isoform X3, whose amino-acid sequence MKLCGGFFRELCSRMHVSVSIWTFPQMTSHLGLLILSSLAVSSELSLEDVFFSPQDQTVREGEGVFFQCVSGESSPPASITWLKDGTPVTRGRHIQGEYGGGNQKKTSATLHLFNVTLEDDGMYICVTHSRSLNTSKRSSPAKLTVHGVPSRLQIIQGPDNITVAMGTEVSMRCTVRGFPVPMVHWFKDGSLLSNCSASFSLQDNGQLLTFRNVTRVDEGSYHCEASNQRESIKSEPAFLLPAEMDWSFMQQPIDQTVKRGENVTVTCRPPYSRPAAQVSWFKNNQLLTSTSHQTLLPSGDLFFHSVQEDNDGSYFCRASNIQLQRFITSRRATVTVLAPPSVKLWPQVLTVSVGARVVLECQVSGNPSPSMSWVKRGHSKQTGGKVVLGLRNATLYIQSARSYDEGEYACEASNALGHSRNTAMLTVAVSPIIVSLVGQVSCRIGASAVLPCRAVGILPISYSWSRGGAETESPIGLTQDRHIDENGTLRISSVQYSDVGEYICTAENRAGRHQRRSILAVTAEHGPADGGKQTRLDVSASNDTSKDRPVSQSSDSLAEQHLGTTHHPHAQTQHQEATCSLSRCDAPTNRTTTLPTLPRGAVAKLKTPQQSLSYLFKHRLNQPTTNPTRPLVTQMQPPILPPPPHPNFQSVDHHTPGNPLFILDNARVHSQTSAVTREVLGTTLPDLLTESQSHLALTTSGAQFQNQVSEGLLIESDSQGSNMPAVSPASPTLEASPERSNPAVGKPNGGLDLYLPTPAQSPTTQTKTSRSSSTTQPSPFTAGLDQTLQVTAKSAIYQSVSEPTSTQVSQTKFENHGQRLYQETNLQDSPTISQMTQSDPQPSFTRSLLPKFHLELSTNSNHLPSTRPPPSSVTKPQRSQIHSEPTKTTSALPRSSPTQNPLLRSQVHLPQTESSPLQHRNPLKIQPSISTVHQTSEPEIPVVHRIDTSATVQRNTSQRGEPGQEAKSANATELAEWLKRNTSQSPMTSNDQRVTQQSPSWLPLLEKHDIPIVVGVGVSLAFIFITVTFYSVVQKKEPAPTSRAGQRSSATSNVSTPISNSEHAQRNVGVPVRHTDRRAAGRTYENR is encoded by the exons ATGAAGCTGTGTGGGGGTTTCTTCAGGGAGCTCTGCAGTAGGATGCATGTCAGTGTCTCCATTTGGACGTTTCCACAGATGACTTCCCACCTCGGCCTTCTCATCCTGTCCAGCTTGGCGGTCTCATCCGAACTGA GTTTGGAGGACGTTTTCTTCAGTCCCCAGGACCAGACAgtcagagaaggagagggagtcTTCTTCCAGTGTGTGTCTGGGGAAAGTTCTCCTCCTGCAAGCATCACCTGGCTCAAAGATGGGACACCGGTCACGAGAGGCAGACACATTCAG ggTGAGTACGGAGGTGGTAACCAGAAGAAGACTTCGGCTACTCTGCATCTTTTCAACGTAACATTAGAGGACGATGGGATGTACATTTGTGTCACACACAGTCGTTCACTGAACACCAGCAAGAGAAGCAGCCCAGCTAAACTCACCGTGCACG GTGTCCCTAGTAGGCTGCAGATCATCCAGGGCCCTGACAACATCACCGTTGCTATGGGAACAGAGGTCTCCATGCGATGCACCGTCCGTGGCTTCCCTGTTCCCATGGTGCACTGGTTCAAAGACGGCAGCCTCCTGTCGAACTGCTCGGCCTCGTTCAGCCTCCAGGACAATGGACAGCTGCTCACATTCAG GAACGTGACCAGGGTGGACGAGGGCTCGTACCACTGTGAAGCATCCAACCAGAGAGAATCGATCAAGTCCGAGCCAGCCTTCCTACTTCCAGCCG AAATGGACTGGAGCTTCATGCAGCAACCCATCGACCAGACggtgaagagaggagaaaacgtCACAGTCACCTGCAGGCCTCCGTACAGCCGACCGGCAGCTCAGGTGTCCTGGTTCAAAAACAACCAGCTTCTCACCTCCACTTCTCACCAAACGCTGCTGCCCAGTGGAGACCTCTTCTTCCACAG TGTACAGGAGGACAACGATGGGAGCTACTTCTGCAGGGCCTCCAACATCCAGCTTCAACGATTTATCACTTCCAGAAGAGCAACTGTGACTGTGCTGG CCCCTCCATCAGTGAAACTGTGGCCCCAGGTGCTGACGGTGTCTGTGGGAGCTCGGGTGGTGCTGGAGTGTCAGGTGTCCGGTAACCCGTCACCCTCCATGAGCTGGGTGAAGAGAGGCCACTCCAAGCAGACCGGAGGCAAGGTCGTCTTGGG ATTGAGAAACGCCACGCTCTACATCCAGTCGGCCCGGAGCTATGATGAGGGAGAGTATGCTTGCGAGGCCTCCAACGCTCTGGGTCACAGCCGCAACACAGCAATGCTGACAGTTGCTG TGAGTCCCATCATAGTGAGCCTCGTGGGTCAGGTGAGCTGCAGGATCGGGGCTTCGGCGGTCTTGCCCTGCAGGGCTGTGGGTATTCTGCCCATCAGCTATAGCTGGAGCCGTGGCGGAGCAGAGACAGAGTCCCCCATTGGCCTCACGCAAGACCGACACATCGATG AAAATGGAACCCTTCGCATTTCCAGTGTGCAGTATTCTGATGTAGGGGAATACATCTGTACTGCTGAGAACCGGGCAGGGCGACATCAGAGACGTAGCATCCTGGCTGTTACAG CTGAACATGGTCCTGCTGATGGAGGCAAGCAGACAAGACTGGATGTGTCCGCT AGCAACGACACTAGCAAAGACCGGCCTGTTTCTCAATCCAGTGACTCTTTGGCTGAGCAACACCTCGGGACAACACACCatccacacgcacaaacacagcatCAAGAAGCCACGT GCTCCTTATCACGCTGTGACGCCCCTACGAACAGAACCACCACATTGCCCACATTACCAAGAGGAGCCGTGGCGAAGCTCAAGACGCCCCAACAATCACTCAGCTATCTTTTCAAGCATCGCCTCAATCAACCAACGACAAACCCAACCCGGCCACTAGTTACGCAGATGCAGCCTCCAATTTTACCACCTCCTCCACATCCAAACTTCCAGTCAGTAGATCACCACACGCCTGGTaatcctctttttattttagataACGCACGAGTACACAGCCAGACATCAGCAGTCACTAGGGAAGTTTTGGGTACAACCCTTCCGGATTTACTCACTGAAAGTCAATCGCATTTGGCATTAACGACATCAGGtgcacagtttcagaatcaagTAAGTGAGGGATTGTTGATAGAGTCGGATTCTCAGGGGTCCAACATGCCTGCCGTGTCTCCAGCCAGTCCAACCCTAGAGGCCTCCCCTGAGAGGTCCAACCCTGCAGTGGGCAAACCCAACGGAGGGTTAGATTTGTATTTGCCAACTCCTGCGCAGAGTCCAACAACCCAAACAAAGACGAGCCGCTCTAGTTCCACCACCCAGCCTTCTCCTTTTACAGCTGGACTGGACCAAACTCTCCAGGTGACTGCAAAAAGTGCAATCTATCAATCCGTCAGTGAGCCGACCTCAACTCAGGTTTCTCAAACCAAATTTGAGAACCACGGTCAACGTCTATACCAGGAAACAAATCTGCAGGATTCACCAACCATCTCACAAATGACTCAATCTGATCCTCAACCATCATTTACTCGAAGTCTTCTTCCTAAATTCCATCTTGAGCTGTCAACAAACTCAAACCATCTGCCTTCTACACGACCTCCGCCGTCTTCAGTCACAAAGCCTCAACGATCCCAAATTCACAGTGAACCAACTAAAACCACGTCTGCACTTCCTCGATCATCTCCTACACAAAATCCGTTGCTCCGCTCACAAGTCCATTTACCTCAGACGGAAAGCTCTCCACTCCAACACAGAAACCCCCTTAAAATCCAGCCTTCAATCTCAACCGTTCATCAGACCTCTGAGCCTGAGATTCCTGTCGTCCATCGCATCGACACGTCCGCCACGGTACAGCGTAATACCAGCCAGAGAGGTGAACCGGGTCAGGAGGCTAAATCAGCCAATGCCACGGAGCTTGCAGAGTGGCTGAAGAGGAACACCTCCCAATCACCAATGACCAGCAATGATCAAAG AGTAACTCAGCAGTCTCCATCATGGTTGCCCCTGCTGGAGAAACACGACATTCCCATTGTGGTGGGAGTGGGTGTATCTCTggccttcatcttcatcactgtTACCTTCTATTCAGTGGTCCAGAAGAAGGAACCTGCACCAACAAGCCGAGCAGGTCAGAGATCCTCAGCCACATCAAATGTCAGCACACCTATTTCAAATTCTGAACATG CTCAGAGGAACGTAGGCGTCCCCGTACGACACACTGACCGCCGAGCCGCAGGACGTACCTATGAAAACAGGTAG
- the LOC120831123 gene encoding uncharacterized protein LOC120831123 isoform X2, which produces MKLCGGFFRELCSRMHVSVSIWTFPQMTSHLGLLILSSLAVSSELSLEDVFFSPQDQTVREGEGVFFQCVSGESSPPASITWLKDGTPVTRGRHIQGEYGGGNQKKTSATLHLFNVTLEDDGMYICVTHSRSLNTSKRSSPAKLTVHGVPSRLQIIQGPDNITVAMGTEVSMRCTVRGFPVPMVHWFKDGSLLSNCSASFSLQDNGQLLTFRNVTRVDEGSYHCEASNQRESIKSEPAFLLPAEMDWSFMQQPIDQTVKRGENVTVTCRPPYSRPAAQVSWFKNNQLLTSTSHQTLLPSGDLFFHSVQEDNDGSYFCRASNIQLQRFITSRRATVTVLAPPSVKLWPQVLTVSVGARVVLECQVSGNPSPSMSWVKRGHSKQTGGKVVLGLRNATLYIQSARSYDEGEYACEASNALGHSRNTAMLTVAVSPIIVSLVGQVSCRIGASAVLPCRAVGILPISYSWSRGGAETESPIGLTQDRHIDENGTLRISSVQYSDVGEYICTAENRAGRHQRRSILAVTAEHGPADGGKQTRLDVSASNDTSKDRPVSQSSDSLAEQHLGTTHHPHAQTQHQEATCSLSRCDAPTNRTTTLPTLPRGAVAKLKTPQQSLSYLFKHRLNQPTTNPTRPLVTQMQPPILPPPPHPNFQSVDHHTPGNPLFILDNARVHSQTSAVTREVLGTTLPDLLTESQSHLALTTSGAQFQNQVSEGLLIESDSQGSNMPAVSPASPTLEASPERSNPAVGKPNGGLDLYLPTPAQSPTTQTKTSRSSSTTQPSPFTAGLDQTLQVTAKSAIYQSVSEPTSTQVSQTKFENHGQRLYQETNLQDSPTISQMTQSDPQPSFTRSLLPKFHLELSTNSNHLPSTRPPPSSVTKPQRSQIHSEPTKTTSALPRSSPTQNPLLRSQVHLPQTESSPLQHRNPLKIQPSISTVHQTSEPEIPVVHRIDTSATVQRNTSQRGEPGQEAKSANATELAEWLKRNTSQSPMTSNDQRVTQQSPSWLPLLEKHDIPIVVGVGVSLAFIFITVTFYSVVQKKEPAPTSRAGQRSSATSNVSTPISNSEHAQRNVGVPVRHTDRRAAGRTYENRAFEDDDCVAVIEQSPDTAHTKARPPGPSLVTVQMEPTFEDFQEDSHLVTVETYPEPILDTKIDPSPEEDKGCSLSQPSIQLQCAEDWTGDREDHRRSPCQDSLPPPSSLPSRSPSPSPPSRREEGLRSSLTLRSAEAFSAPIHHSLSITHGNSPMLLSHHVSLGLTTVAVDVHFYPAATASTSVGSTTHISSVSNSTSVAAPVFSSQVVNCQGNDQSTARFNQSK; this is translated from the exons ATGAAGCTGTGTGGGGGTTTCTTCAGGGAGCTCTGCAGTAGGATGCATGTCAGTGTCTCCATTTGGACGTTTCCACAGATGACTTCCCACCTCGGCCTTCTCATCCTGTCCAGCTTGGCGGTCTCATCCGAACTGA GTTTGGAGGACGTTTTCTTCAGTCCCCAGGACCAGACAgtcagagaaggagagggagtcTTCTTCCAGTGTGTGTCTGGGGAAAGTTCTCCTCCTGCAAGCATCACCTGGCTCAAAGATGGGACACCGGTCACGAGAGGCAGACACATTCAG ggTGAGTACGGAGGTGGTAACCAGAAGAAGACTTCGGCTACTCTGCATCTTTTCAACGTAACATTAGAGGACGATGGGATGTACATTTGTGTCACACACAGTCGTTCACTGAACACCAGCAAGAGAAGCAGCCCAGCTAAACTCACCGTGCACG GTGTCCCTAGTAGGCTGCAGATCATCCAGGGCCCTGACAACATCACCGTTGCTATGGGAACAGAGGTCTCCATGCGATGCACCGTCCGTGGCTTCCCTGTTCCCATGGTGCACTGGTTCAAAGACGGCAGCCTCCTGTCGAACTGCTCGGCCTCGTTCAGCCTCCAGGACAATGGACAGCTGCTCACATTCAG GAACGTGACCAGGGTGGACGAGGGCTCGTACCACTGTGAAGCATCCAACCAGAGAGAATCGATCAAGTCCGAGCCAGCCTTCCTACTTCCAGCCG AAATGGACTGGAGCTTCATGCAGCAACCCATCGACCAGACggtgaagagaggagaaaacgtCACAGTCACCTGCAGGCCTCCGTACAGCCGACCGGCAGCTCAGGTGTCCTGGTTCAAAAACAACCAGCTTCTCACCTCCACTTCTCACCAAACGCTGCTGCCCAGTGGAGACCTCTTCTTCCACAG TGTACAGGAGGACAACGATGGGAGCTACTTCTGCAGGGCCTCCAACATCCAGCTTCAACGATTTATCACTTCCAGAAGAGCAACTGTGACTGTGCTGG CCCCTCCATCAGTGAAACTGTGGCCCCAGGTGCTGACGGTGTCTGTGGGAGCTCGGGTGGTGCTGGAGTGTCAGGTGTCCGGTAACCCGTCACCCTCCATGAGCTGGGTGAAGAGAGGCCACTCCAAGCAGACCGGAGGCAAGGTCGTCTTGGG ATTGAGAAACGCCACGCTCTACATCCAGTCGGCCCGGAGCTATGATGAGGGAGAGTATGCTTGCGAGGCCTCCAACGCTCTGGGTCACAGCCGCAACACAGCAATGCTGACAGTTGCTG TGAGTCCCATCATAGTGAGCCTCGTGGGTCAGGTGAGCTGCAGGATCGGGGCTTCGGCGGTCTTGCCCTGCAGGGCTGTGGGTATTCTGCCCATCAGCTATAGCTGGAGCCGTGGCGGAGCAGAGACAGAGTCCCCCATTGGCCTCACGCAAGACCGACACATCGATG AAAATGGAACCCTTCGCATTTCCAGTGTGCAGTATTCTGATGTAGGGGAATACATCTGTACTGCTGAGAACCGGGCAGGGCGACATCAGAGACGTAGCATCCTGGCTGTTACAG CTGAACATGGTCCTGCTGATGGAGGCAAGCAGACAAGACTGGATGTGTCCGCT AGCAACGACACTAGCAAAGACCGGCCTGTTTCTCAATCCAGTGACTCTTTGGCTGAGCAACACCTCGGGACAACACACCatccacacgcacaaacacagcatCAAGAAGCCACGT GCTCCTTATCACGCTGTGACGCCCCTACGAACAGAACCACCACATTGCCCACATTACCAAGAGGAGCCGTGGCGAAGCTCAAGACGCCCCAACAATCACTCAGCTATCTTTTCAAGCATCGCCTCAATCAACCAACGACAAACCCAACCCGGCCACTAGTTACGCAGATGCAGCCTCCAATTTTACCACCTCCTCCACATCCAAACTTCCAGTCAGTAGATCACCACACGCCTGGTaatcctctttttattttagataACGCACGAGTACACAGCCAGACATCAGCAGTCACTAGGGAAGTTTTGGGTACAACCCTTCCGGATTTACTCACTGAAAGTCAATCGCATTTGGCATTAACGACATCAGGtgcacagtttcagaatcaagTAAGTGAGGGATTGTTGATAGAGTCGGATTCTCAGGGGTCCAACATGCCTGCCGTGTCTCCAGCCAGTCCAACCCTAGAGGCCTCCCCTGAGAGGTCCAACCCTGCAGTGGGCAAACCCAACGGAGGGTTAGATTTGTATTTGCCAACTCCTGCGCAGAGTCCAACAACCCAAACAAAGACGAGCCGCTCTAGTTCCACCACCCAGCCTTCTCCTTTTACAGCTGGACTGGACCAAACTCTCCAGGTGACTGCAAAAAGTGCAATCTATCAATCCGTCAGTGAGCCGACCTCAACTCAGGTTTCTCAAACCAAATTTGAGAACCACGGTCAACGTCTATACCAGGAAACAAATCTGCAGGATTCACCAACCATCTCACAAATGACTCAATCTGATCCTCAACCATCATTTACTCGAAGTCTTCTTCCTAAATTCCATCTTGAGCTGTCAACAAACTCAAACCATCTGCCTTCTACACGACCTCCGCCGTCTTCAGTCACAAAGCCTCAACGATCCCAAATTCACAGTGAACCAACTAAAACCACGTCTGCACTTCCTCGATCATCTCCTACACAAAATCCGTTGCTCCGCTCACAAGTCCATTTACCTCAGACGGAAAGCTCTCCACTCCAACACAGAAACCCCCTTAAAATCCAGCCTTCAATCTCAACCGTTCATCAGACCTCTGAGCCTGAGATTCCTGTCGTCCATCGCATCGACACGTCCGCCACGGTACAGCGTAATACCAGCCAGAGAGGTGAACCGGGTCAGGAGGCTAAATCAGCCAATGCCACGGAGCTTGCAGAGTGGCTGAAGAGGAACACCTCCCAATCACCAATGACCAGCAATGATCAAAG AGTAACTCAGCAGTCTCCATCATGGTTGCCCCTGCTGGAGAAACACGACATTCCCATTGTGGTGGGAGTGGGTGTATCTCTggccttcatcttcatcactgtTACCTTCTATTCAGTGGTCCAGAAGAAGGAACCTGCACCAACAAGCCGAGCAGGTCAGAGATCCTCAGCCACATCAAATGTCAGCACACCTATTTCAAATTCTGAACATG CTCAGAGGAACGTAGGCGTCCCCGTACGACACACTGACCGCCGAGCCGCAGGACGTACCTATGAAAACAG AGCTTTTGAAGACGATGACTGTGTGGCAGTGATTGAGCAGAGCCCCGACACAGCACACACCAAGGCCCGACCTCCAGGGCCGAGCCTGGTCACGGTGCAGATGGAGCCTACCTTTGAGGATTTTCAGGAGGACAGTCACTTAGTCACCGTGGAGACGTATCCTGAGCCCATTCTTGACACAAAg ATCGATCCCTCTCCGGAGGAGGACAAGGGCTGCAGCTTGTCGCAGCCCAGCATCCAGCTGCAGTGTGCCGAGGACTGGACCGGTGACCGAGAAGACCACCGCCGCAGCCCGTGCCAGGACTCGCTGCCTCCGCCATCGTCCTTACCCTCTCGATCGCCTTCTCCCTCGCCGCCATCCAGACGGGAGGAGGGTCTGCGCTCCTCACTGACCCTGCGGAGTGCGGAGGCATTTTCGGCACCTATCCACCACAGCCTCAGCATCACTCACGGCAACTCTCCCATGCTCCTTTCTCACCACGTCTCTTTGGGCCTCACTACCGTGGCGGTAGATGTTCATTTTTACCCAGCGGCCACTGCTTCAACGTCAGTAGGAAGCACCACTCATATCAGTTCGGTCTCTAATTCCACTTCGGTGGCTGCACCTGTGTTCAGTTCCCAGGTAGTTAACTGTCAAGGGAATGACCAATCGACCGCCAGATTTAATCAGAGCAAGTAG